The following proteins are co-located in the Manihot esculenta cultivar AM560-2 chromosome 7, M.esculenta_v8, whole genome shotgun sequence genome:
- the LOC110618478 gene encoding dirigent protein 24 — translation MAETLKTIFCLLLLAITLSCVSSARVLDDVDPQDPIIVAPPVTSTLPSGQFPAATAVAPPPIMDDEVDPPLPEAEVPTTVGGPDDDVEAPEVAPPVTVAAPIPVPTTTTTPAPTVTSTATVPNPAGAQTTTTTTAAASASASLSFFMHDILGGTHPSVRVVTGIIARTDINGIPFSSPNNNFFPLQGGTPLPNVNNINNFINPNTVPLITGLNPGTQANTVLQNSGNNNNVVNGNNQPFVTAGQIPAGSTLQKIMFGSITVIDDELTEGHELGSAVLGKAQGFYMASSLDGTSHTMALNVLLHGEDNHAEDTISFFGVHRTASPESQIAVIGGTGKYENAKGYATVETLPQVDQHTTDGVDTVMHFTVYLSE, via the coding sequence ATGGCAGAAACACTCAAAACCATCTTCTGCCTTCTCCTGTTAGCCATCACTCTCTCTTGTGTCAGTTCAGCAAGAGTCCTCGATGATGTGGATCCACAAGATCCTATCATTGTCGCTCCACCTGTTACATCTACATTGCCAAGTGGTCAATTTCCTGCCGCTACTGCTGTCGCTCCGCCGCCCATAATGGATGATGAGGTTGATCCACCACTCCCAGAAGCTGAAGTCCCCACAACCGTTGGAGGACCAGATGATGATGTGGAAGCACCTGAAGTTGCTCCTCCTGTTACAGTGGCAGCACCAATTCCCGTTCCCACCACCACCACAACACCGGCTCCCACCGTCACTTCTACTGCCACAGTGCCAAATCCTGCTGGCGCAcaaaccaccaccaccaccaccgcgGCTGCATCCGCATCTGCTTCGTTGTCGTTCTTCATGCATGACATATTGGGAGGAACTCACCCATCAGTCAGGGTGGTCACCGGAATTATTGCCCGGACTGACATTAATGGCATTCCATTCTCATCTCCCAACAACAACTTCTTCCCACTCCAAGGTGGGACTCCATTACCCAACGTTAACAACATCAACAATTTCATAAATCCAAACACTGTCCCATTGATCACAGGCCTAAACCCTGGAACCCAAGCAAATACAGTACTCCAAAACAGTGGCAACAACAACAACGTTGTCAACGGCAACAACCAACCTTTTGTCACCGCCGGCCAAATCCCAGCAGGATCCACACTACAAAAAATCATGTTCGGGTCGATCACGGTCATCGACGACGAGTTAACAGAAGGGCATGAATTGGGATCCGCTGTACTGGGCAAGGCTCAAGGTTTCTACATGGCGAGTTCACTAGATGGTACGAGCCACACCATGGCATTGAATGTTTTATTACACGGAGAAGATAACCATGCTGAAGATACTATCAGTTTCTTTGGAGTACACAGGACTGCGTCGCCAGAATCACAGATTGCGGTGATAGGAGGTACGGGAAAGTATGAGAATGCAAAAGGGTATGCCACCGTTGAGACTCTTCCTCAGGTGGATCAACACACGACGGACGGCGTGGACACAGTGATGCATTTCACTGTTTACCTGTCTGAGTAA
- the LOC110618404 gene encoding dirigent protein 10 → MDSHNFLFITNKAAAAAAAAAYLLFLTFTIAIASSAPTLDEEPPLPVVPPQPSAQPNPGVAAATSASTGNLGHTLTFFMHDILGGSNPTARAVTGIVSNPAANGQVPFAKPNGAVLPVGNGVPQNNNNNGLINNNNLPFLTGLGGTTANVVQNNGNNNLFNNGFNVPVVNGDQLPSTLQQLMFGTITVIDDELTEAHDLRSGFVGRAQGFYVASSVDGTSQTMAFTTLFQNGHYEDSLTFFGVHRTAMSESQLAIMGGTGKYVNAKGFAIVKTFPGNNQHETDGVETLLEFTVYISY, encoded by the coding sequence ATGGATAGCCACAACTTTCTTTTTATCACAAACAAGGCCGCAGCCGCAGCCGCAGCCGCAGCTTATCTTCTGTTCCTCACCTTCACCATTGCAATTGCCTCCTCAGCTCCAACCCTCGATGAAGAGCCACCACTTCCAGTTGTCCCCCCGCAGCCATCTGCGCAACCTAATCCTGGTGTAGCTGCAGCCACTAGTGCCTCAACAGGCAACCTTGGCCATACCTTGACCTTCTTCATGCATGATATACTTGGTGGGTCAAACCCTACTGCTAGAGCAGTTACCGGCATAGTCAGCAATCCGGCAGCCAATGGTCAAGTCCCGTTTGCCAAACCCAATGGTGCAGTCCTCCCTGTCGGCAATGGGGTGCCacaaaacaacaacaataatggACTTATAAACAACAATAACTTACCATTCCTCACAGGTCTCGGCGGCACCACAGCGAATGTGGTTCAAAATAATGGCAATAATAACTTGTTCAACAATGGATTTAACGTCCCAGTTGTTAATGGAGACCAACTTCCTTCCACTCTTCAACAGCTCATGTTCGGAACAATCACTGTGATCGATGATGAGTTAACGGAAGCTCATGATTTAAGGTCAGGATTTGTCGGCAGGGCACAAGGGTTCTATGTGGCGAGTTCTGTGGATGGTACTAGCCAAACTATGGCATTTACCACTCTGTTTCAGAATGGTCATTATGAGGACAGTCTTACCTTTTTTGGGGTTCACCGGACCGCCATGTCGGAGTCTCAGCTTGCTATTATGGGTGGCACCGGAAAGTATGTTAATGCCAAGGGTTTCGCCATTGTTAAGACCTTCCCTGGTAATAATCAGCATGAGACTGATGGTGTTGAGACGCTGCTGGAGTTTACTGTCTATATAAGCTACTGA